AAAAGCAAAAGATGCACCAGAAGAAACTTTTATTCGGATGAGATAAAAAAGAAGAGCAACTTGCTCTTCTTTTTTTAGATTGTAGCTCCTAATTTATATAGAGGAAGCAGCGTTGTAAAGGCATCTTTAAACGTTTGGTCCCATTCATCTTTTGACATCTCTAGCGCCTCTTTTTGCGGAATACGTAAACCACAAAGGATTTCTGCTTTTTTTACACTTTCTAAGCGGTCAAAGAGAGCTGTTAAATCTTCTCTTGATAAACCCTCCATTGAGATAGTATCAGGCTTCGTATGGTCTTTTGACCAAACAAAATAAGCTGGGATCCTATTTTCGATTTCCTCAATATGTGTTTTTAAAACTTTTCCATACTCTGTTTTTATATCTGCTTCATAAATAACAGCAAACCAAATAAAGACGTGAGACTCAAAAAGTCCAATTTGGAAATGTGGATGTCTTTTATAGCCGCGCTTATTTGCTGCAAAAGCAACCCACGTATCTTTTGGCGGATTGACAGAGCGTCTGGCGTGTTTTGCAACATGTGCAAACATTTCTTCCTGACATAGAGAAGATAGAAATGGCGCATATATTTCGCCTAAGCTTTCTAGCTTTGGACGTACTTGTTTTTTTAATTCGCCCATACGCTCATCAAGACCATCCACTGTAAAAACATTAAAGTCTTCTTTTGTAAATCTCTCAAATTCCATGGTGTACCTCCAGATGAATGTTTTTTTTAGAATAGGTAAGGGTAACTAATAAGTAATCATATCACAAGTTAGATGGAACAATAGAAGTTAAAACCTTTAAAGCCTATTTTTAAAACTTTCTTACAAATGTAGTTACAAGACATAAATGTTCTACATACGATATAAAAATAATATATTCTGAATATTAAAACTTTTCGTCAAGCTTGTTATGTTAAGAGAGGGGGCTTCAACAATGAAGCAAGTAGTAAATATTCACAAAAAAACCGAATATACAAACCGTTTAGCAGTGTTGAGGATGGAACTTGATTATGAGCTTGCCACTTTGTACGAAGCAATGATTGAAGAAAATGAGGAACAAAAACTAAAAAGTAAACAAAAATTAGAAGAACTTCGTCAAGAGCTATTGAAGTACAGCGAAAAAAAACAATAATATGAGCATTATAAAAAAATAAAACTTGTTTAGACTATACAGGTCTGTATAGTCTCTTGTTATGAAGGTTTTAGAATAACAACTATAAAAAAGGATGAAACTTGATTTGTGGCGCTGATTTTCATAAGCTACTTTTATAACTTAATTTTAGTTTGACTTTTAAGGGGGTTTGAAAAATGGAAGATTTTTGGAAAGATATTTATACATATGCTACATCATGGGTAAAAGAAGCGGGGGAAATGATTAAAGATTCGTTTAGTAAAGAGCTTCTTATTGAAACAAAGTCAAATCCAAATGATCTTGTTACAAACATGGACAAAGATGTTGAAACGTTTTTATATGAAAAAATTCAAGAAACGTTTCCAACGCACCGTATTGTAGGAGAAGAGGGACATGGAACAGATGTTACTTCAGCAGAAGGGATCTTATGGGTTATTGATCCTATTGACGGTACAATGAATTTCGTCCATCAGCAGCGTAATTTTGCTATTTCCATTGGCATATTTGACCAGGGCGTAGGGAAAATAGGATTGATTTATGATGTTATGCATGATGAGCTTTATCATACAATTCGTGGAAACGGAGCATATATGAATGATATCAAGCTTCCAATGCTTACTGAATCACCTGTAAAAGAAGCTATCCTTTCCCTAAACGCTACATGGGTAACAGATAATCATCGCATTGATCCAGCGGTTCTTTCTCCTCTTGTAAAAGATGTTAGAGGAACGAGATCATATGGTTCTGCTGCTCTAGAGCTTGCTTACATTGCCGCTGGACGTCTTGATGGGTATATAACGATGAGACTTGCTCCATGGGATTTTGCCGGTGGTCTTGTATTGATTGAGGAAGTAGGAGGAGTAGTTACTAATGTTTATGGAGAGGAACTTAATATTTTAGAAAAAAATAGTGTTTTTGCTGGTGAAAAAGCATTTCATAAAGAAGTACTTCAAACGTACATTAATAAAAAGAGGTAACTATGGAAAAACTGTCGTTTCGTTCATATACAGATGAAGACTTCCCGTTTTTTCAACAGTTAGTTTTGGCAAGCGAAGAATGGGAGAGCGAAGAATGCTCTGCAGAGAATCTTCCTGTTTACTTAAAAAAATATGAAATGCTTCAAGGCCATTGGACGATATATGAACAAGCAGGAGAAAAGGTAGGACTCTCTTATAGTCTACCTTGGGCGCCATCCAATGAAAAACCTTGGCTTGGCACACTACTTGTCAAAGAATCACGAAGAGGACAAGGAATCGGAAAGGAAATTATTGCAAGAACTGCCGAGCATTTTCGGGGAAATCATAAAGCTTTTTTTTGTGCTTGTCCTGTTGAAAAAACAAGCTGGCTACAATTTCTGGCTTCGTGTGGCTTTGAGCAATTTAAAGTAGAAAAAAATGAGGAAGAAAAAGAATACGTTATTTTAGTTTATCCTCTTTAAAAAAAAGCTATAAAAAGGACAAAACGTCCTTTTTATAGCTTTCCAGCTTCACGAAGTTTCTTTTTTGTCGTAAAACCAAGTCCAATAATAACAATAAGTGCAACAATACAACCAATTACTCCAACAATGCTACCTTCTCCGAGAAAAACCCCAATTAACATAATTGATAGCGTTCCCAAGATCGCATATAAAAGTAAACCCCATTTAATTGACTTCAACATAAACCCTCCCAAATGACCTTCATATTGTGAATAATATCTTAAGTGTACCGAAAAACCGAAAGCATTTCTAGTTTCTTTATGTTATAATATCCTAGGCATTAGCTTGATATGTGTGAAATTTGGATAAGCTAGTGAAGTATTTACACAAAAGTATGGGAGTTGAAGGGCTTGAACATTCGTCAAGACTTACGAAATATTGCAATTATTGCCCACGTAGACCATGGGAAAACAACACTTGTAGATCAGCTGTTACATCAATCTGGAACGTTTCGTGCTAACGAGCAAGTTCACGAACGTGCAATGGATTCAAATGATCTAGAACGTGAGCGAGGAATTACAATCCTAGCAAAAAATACGGGCATTCATTATAAAGATAAACGTATTAATATTTTAGATACACCAGGACATGCTGACTTCGGTGGAGAAGTAGAACGTATCATGAAAATGGTAGATGGCGTTCTTTTGGTTGTCGATGCTTATGAAGGGTGTATGCCTCAAACGCGTTTTGTTCTTAAAAAAGCGCTAGAGCAAAATTTAACACCAATTGTTGTTGTAAACAAAATTGACCGTGACTTTGCTCGTCCAGCAGAAGTTGTGGACGAAGTAATCGATCTTTTAATCGAGCTTGATGCAACTGAAGAACAGCTTGAATTTCCTGTTGTTTATGCATCAGCAATTAACGGAACAGCAAGCCGCAATCCGGAAAAGCAGGATGAGAATATGGAAAGCTTATTCGATGCTATCATTGAGCACATTCCAGCACCTGTTGATAACAGTGAAGAGCCGCTACAGTTCCAAATTGCTATGCTTGACTACAACGACTATGTAGGCCGTATTGGAGTTGGACGCGTTTTCCGCGGAACAATGAAAGTTGGTCAACAAGTTGCACTTATGAAAGTTGACGGTTCTGTTAAACAGTTCCGTGTAACAAAAATGTTTGGTTTTATCGGCTTAAAACGCGTTGAGATTGAAGAAGCAAAAGCAGGAGATTTAATCGCTGTATCTGGAATGGAAGACATCAACGTTGGAGAAACTGTTTGTCCTGTAGATCATCAGGAAGCACTTCCTGTTCTTCGTATTGATGAGCCAACTCTACAAATGACGTTCCTTGTGAACAACAGTCCTTTTGCGGGTAGAGAAGGTAAATTCGTAACAGCGCGTAAAATTGAAGAGCGCTTGATGTCAGAACTTGAAACAGACGTAAGTTTACGTGTTGACCCTACTGATTCTCCTGATGCTTGGGTTATTTCAGGACGCGGAGAGCTTCACCTTTCAATTTTAATTGAAAACATGCGTCGTCAAGGTTACGAACTTCAAGTATCAAAACCAGAAGTTATCATCAAAGATATTGATGGTGTTCGTTCTGAGCCTGTTGAGCGCGTACAAATCGACGTACCAGAAGAGTACACAGGTTCAATTATGGAATCAATGGGAGCTCGTAAAGGTGAAATGTTAGATATGACAAACAACGGCAATGGCCAAGTTCGTCTAATCTTCATGGTACCTTCTCGTGGTCTTATCGGTTACACAACGGAGTTTCTATCATTAACTCGCGGATACGGCATCATTAACCATAGCTTTGATAGCTATCAACCAATGCAAGCTGGTCAAGTTGGTGGACGTCGCCAAGGTGTGTTAGTATCAATGGAAACAGGTAAGGCTTCTTCATACGGAATTATGCAAGTTGAAGAACGTGGCGTAATTTTTGTTGAGCCAAACACAGAAGTTTATGAAGGTATGATTGTTGGAGAACATTCTCGTGAAAATGATCTTGTTGTTAATATTTCAAAAACGAAGCATGCAACAAACGTTCGTTCTGCAACAAAAGACCAAACAGTAACAATGAAAAAACCTCGTATTATGTCTCTTGAAGAATCATTAGAATATCTAAACGAAGACGAATATTGTGAAATTACACCAGAATCTATTCGTCTACGTAAGAAGGTTCTAGATAAAAACGAGCGCGAAAAAGCAGCTAAAAAGAAAAAGCTTGCAAATAAATAAAGATAAGTGTGGCCTTAAAAGTTAATATTTAAAGGAGCGTGATTGATGATGGGTGTAAGTGAACGCCTTCAGTTTTTTGCGAAGCTTTTTAAAGTGGACGAAAACCCCGAAGCGGGCATGTGGTTATTGTACTTTACCATTCTTTTGCTAGCCGTTGTTGTATACAATTTAGGTTTTGCGCGAAAGCTGCCTATCATCAAGAACGTGATCATTTATGCATTACTAGCTTTTGGCTGCACAATTCTTACATTTTTCGGTGCCTTTTTACCTGTAGCAGAAGGCTTGCTCATTGCGGCTATTGTGCTTGGAGTTTACAAAGTGCGTTTGCATCAAGCAAAGAAAAACGAACAAATGTAGAAAAGCGGGATAGCGTTGTTGGACGTTATCCTGTTTTTATAAGCAAAAAGGTTGTTGAGGTGGAGAAATGAGAGTTCAATGCGTAATTTGTGATGTAATTGAAACAATTGATAACGAATTACCGTTAGCCAAAAAAGTTAGAAATCGTCCTATTCATACATATATGTGTCAAACGTGTCATGACCGTATTACAAAGCGTACAGAAGAGCGAAAAGCAACGGGGAACTTTAAGCTTTATGAATCGAAAAAGGACGAAGATGAATGGTAAGAGTTTCAGATGTAAATGTAGTGTAAAAAAAGGGTGAATAAGTAAGGGAATTTTCTGAATTCTATTTTCATTTCTTCTAAAACACGTTATGATAAACATAATCTTTACTGATTATTGTAAAGAGATTGTAAGGCAACTATCAATCCTGTCAATGGAAGAGGTGGTAGAAATGTCAAACAGAAACGTAGCATGTACATTTACGATGAAATTTATAAAAGTAGATAAAAACGCTTAGTCTTTGCATGGAAAAAGACTAAGCGTTTTTATTATTCTTTATCTTGAAGTTCATTATTAGATTGATCGTTCTGTTCTTTTTGTAGTTCTTGCTGATTTTGTTCATTCAAGCGATCATTATTTGTATTTGTTTCATTCGGGTGTTTTTGTCTTATTTCATTAGACATTTCAGGTACAAAACGATCTACAATTGCTGCGAGTTCGTCGAGAACGCCTGTTACAGGACGTCCGTTTCTAATTTCTTGTGCCATCCCTTGTAAACGAGAGAACGTATCAGGATCAGCAATAACAACAGCATTCGCACCGTTTGGGTCATGTTTAAGGCTTTCAGCAACGGCATACTTGATAGAACTTACTTCTGAACGATCAAGGTCACTTCCAACATCGATGCCAACAATAGCGTATCTTCCAACAACAACGGCTGTTGCACGTTCAACTTTCGGGACGTCTGTTGCAAGGTTTATCAGTCGTTGGGAGATAGCGTTATTTGATTGTTGTTCTTCAGGTTGGGGAGTTGTATTTTTTACTCGTACTAAATTATCATTGTTTCTTTCATCGTTTGCTGCACTGTTATTTTGACAGCCTGTTAGAAATACTACAAGTAGTACAAGCCACATAAAGTATTTTTGCATACAGCAATCTCTCCTTTTATAGTGCGTAATATGGCGATGAGACCTTTTTAAAACTTCTTTGAACATATAGCTAGCACAGGAACAATGGCTTTTCTAAATTATTGTCTGTTCATTCTTCTATCTTTATGCATGGCTACATATAGTAAAAGAAGTAGAGGATTATTGTCATATTACATAGAAAGGTGAGAGTATCGGGTGCTTATTCTTCAAAGAAGACAAATGGAGGGGGCAAAAACCTTTGAAAAAGATTTATGTGTTAGATACGAACGTACTATTACAAGATCCACACTCTATTTTCTCTTTTAAAGATAATGAAGTCGTTATTCCAGCTGTTGTACTGGAAGAAGTCGATTCTAAAAAGAGATATATGGATGAAGTAGGGAGAAATGCCAGACAAGTATCTAAACTTATCGATGGTTTTCGTCAGCATGGCCGACTTCATGAGAAAATTCCGTTAGAAAATGGGGGTTCACTGCGGATTGAGCTTAATCATCGGTCATTTCATCAACTTCAAGAAGTATTTGTAGAGAAAACAAACGACAATCGCATTCTTGCAGTCGCAAAAAATCTCTCTCTTGAGGAAGAAACAAAAGAAGAAGGAAGACAGGTTATCCTTGTTAGTAAAGATACGCTTGTACGTGTCAAAGCAGATGCGATTGGTCTTTTAGCAGAGGACTTTTTAAGCGACCGAGTTGTCGAAGTAAACCACCTTTACTCGGGTTTTCTTGATCTTTACATTCCAAAAGACGAGCTTAATCGTTTTTACGAAAAAGGTGAGCTTAGTTTATCACAGTGGGCAAATCATCCGTTCTATCCACATCAATTTGTTGTGATGAAAGATGCATTTGGAGGCTCTGGTTCTGCTGTTGGGATTGTTGATTCAACAGGAGAGAAAGTGAAAAAGTTATTGTTTGATTATGAGCATATTTGGGGAGTGAAACCGAGAAACGTTCAGCAGACAATGGCGCTTGAACTTTTGCTCCGAGATGATATACCACTTATTACCCTTATCGGCAAAGCAGGAACAGGTAAAACGCTTTTAGCATTGGCATCAGGCCTTATGCAAACAGAAGATTTGGGGTATTATAAGAAATTGCTTGTTGCGAGACCAATTGTTCCAGTAGGGAAAGATTTAGGGTTTCTACCAGGAGAAAAACAAGAAAAGCTCAGACCATGGATGCAGCCTATTTATGATAACTTGGAATATCTATTCAATACGAAAAAACCTGGAGAGCTTGACGCTATTTTAGCAGGAATGGGTTCTATCGAAGTAGAAGCTTTAACATATATAAGAGGAAGAAGTATTCCAGATCAGTTCATCATTATTGATGAAGCCCAAAATTTATCTAAACACGAAGTGAAAACGATTTTAACCCGCGTTGGAGAAGGAAGTAAAATTGTTCTTATGGGAGATCCTGCCCAAATTGATCATCCATATTTAGATGAATACAACAATGGGTTAACATACGTACTAGAAAGGTTTAAAGAACAAAAAGTAGCCGGTCACGTACAGCTTGTGAAAGGAGAGCGTTCTGAACTCGCGCAGCTAGCTGCTGATCTGTTGTAAAATAAGACCGTTTCCTCTAGCTGAGGAAACGGAGCTTAATTAACGAACTTGAAATTCTGTAACGTGTGTTGCTTTTGTGGTGCCATCGTTTTTTAGAAGATGCACAGGGCCATCATCTTTAAGCGGTTTGCCATCTTTTGAAAAGGCTAACAAATAGGTATAGGCTTCTTCAAGAGGTACAATGACTTCACCCTTTTGAGTTATAACGGCAAGCTCACAAGCATCACTGAGCGGCTCGGCATTTTTTAAAAAATGAGAAAGGTGAATAGCAAATGATCCTGTTAAAATACGTTCACGTTCGTATTTACGTTCAGATTTCAAAGTAGGAGGAGAAACGTTTCCTTCACTAATTTCACGAGACCACTGTCTTGCTGTTAATTCTTTTGAATCGCTTTCATCATTTTGTCTTTTAAGCGTTTGTCTTTCAACTTTGCGGTCATCAAAAATCCAGACGCTTGGATCTAATGTAATTGGAT
The sequence above is a segment of the Priestia filamentosa genome. Coding sequences within it:
- a CDS encoding YlaI family protein; protein product: MRVQCVICDVIETIDNELPLAKKVRNRPIHTYMCQTCHDRITKRTEERKATGNFKLYESKKDEDEW
- a CDS encoding YlaH-like family protein, translated to MGVSERLQFFAKLFKVDENPEAGMWLLYFTILLLAVVVYNLGFARKLPIIKNVIIYALLAFGCTILTFFGAFLPVAEGLLIAAIVLGVYKVRLHQAKKNEQM
- a CDS encoding YhcN/YlaJ family sporulation lipoprotein, which translates into the protein MQKYFMWLVLLVVFLTGCQNNSAANDERNNDNLVRVKNTTPQPEEQQSNNAISQRLINLATDVPKVERATAVVVGRYAIVGIDVGSDLDRSEVSSIKYAVAESLKHDPNGANAVVIADPDTFSRLQGMAQEIRNGRPVTGVLDELAAIVDRFVPEMSNEIRQKHPNETNTNNDRLNEQNQQELQKEQNDQSNNELQDKE
- a CDS encoding YktB family protein → MEFERFTKEDFNVFTVDGLDERMGELKKQVRPKLESLGEIYAPFLSSLCQEEMFAHVAKHARRSVNPPKDTWVAFAANKRGYKRHPHFQIGLFESHVFIWFAVIYEADIKTEYGKVLKTHIEEIENRIPAYFVWSKDHTKPDTISMEGLSREDLTALFDRLESVKKAEILCGLRIPQKEALEMSKDEWDQTFKDAFTTLLPLYKLGATI
- the typA gene encoding translational GTPase TypA, whose protein sequence is MNIRQDLRNIAIIAHVDHGKTTLVDQLLHQSGTFRANEQVHERAMDSNDLERERGITILAKNTGIHYKDKRINILDTPGHADFGGEVERIMKMVDGVLLVVDAYEGCMPQTRFVLKKALEQNLTPIVVVNKIDRDFARPAEVVDEVIDLLIELDATEEQLEFPVVYASAINGTASRNPEKQDENMESLFDAIIEHIPAPVDNSEEPLQFQIAMLDYNDYVGRIGVGRVFRGTMKVGQQVALMKVDGSVKQFRVTKMFGFIGLKRVEIEEAKAGDLIAVSGMEDINVGETVCPVDHQEALPVLRIDEPTLQMTFLVNNSPFAGREGKFVTARKIEERLMSELETDVSLRVDPTDSPDAWVISGRGELHLSILIENMRRQGYELQVSKPEVIIKDIDGVRSEPVERVQIDVPEEYTGSIMESMGARKGEMLDMTNNGNGQVRLIFMVPSRGLIGYTTEFLSLTRGYGIINHSFDSYQPMQAGQVGGRRQGVLVSMETGKASSYGIMQVEERGVIFVEPNTEVYEGMIVGEHSRENDLVVNISKTKHATNVRSATKDQTVTMKKPRIMSLEESLEYLNEDEYCEITPESIRLRKKVLDKNEREKAAKKKKLANK
- a CDS encoding inositol monophosphatase family protein, with translation MEDFWKDIYTYATSWVKEAGEMIKDSFSKELLIETKSNPNDLVTNMDKDVETFLYEKIQETFPTHRIVGEEGHGTDVTSAEGILWVIDPIDGTMNFVHQQRNFAISIGIFDQGVGKIGLIYDVMHDELYHTIRGNGAYMNDIKLPMLTESPVKEAILSLNATWVTDNHRIDPAVLSPLVKDVRGTRSYGSAALELAYIAAGRLDGYITMRLAPWDFAGGLVLIEEVGGVVTNVYGEELNILEKNSVFAGEKAFHKEVLQTYINKKR
- a CDS encoding GNAT family N-acetyltransferase; its protein translation is MEKLSFRSYTDEDFPFFQQLVLASEEWESEECSAENLPVYLKKYEMLQGHWTIYEQAGEKVGLSYSLPWAPSNEKPWLGTLLVKESRRGQGIGKEIIARTAEHFRGNHKAFFCACPVEKTSWLQFLASCGFEQFKVEKNEEEKEYVILVYPL
- a CDS encoding PhoH family protein — encoded protein: MKKIYVLDTNVLLQDPHSIFSFKDNEVVIPAVVLEEVDSKKRYMDEVGRNARQVSKLIDGFRQHGRLHEKIPLENGGSLRIELNHRSFHQLQEVFVEKTNDNRILAVAKNLSLEEETKEEGRQVILVSKDTLVRVKADAIGLLAEDFLSDRVVEVNHLYSGFLDLYIPKDELNRFYEKGELSLSQWANHPFYPHQFVVMKDAFGGSGSAVGIVDSTGEKVKKLLFDYEHIWGVKPRNVQQTMALELLLRDDIPLITLIGKAGTGKTLLALASGLMQTEDLGYYKKLLVARPIVPVGKDLGFLPGEKQEKLRPWMQPIYDNLEYLFNTKKPGELDAILAGMGSIEVEALTYIRGRSIPDQFIIIDEAQNLSKHEVKTILTRVGEGSKIVLMGDPAQIDHPYLDEYNNGLTYVLERFKEQKVAGHVQLVKGERSELAQLAADLL
- a CDS encoding YlaF family protein, yielding MLKSIKWGLLLYAILGTLSIMLIGVFLGEGSIVGVIGCIVALIVIIGLGFTTKKKLREAGKL